The sequence below is a genomic window from Paenibacillus sp. DCT19.
TACAGGCAGCGGCTGGTTAACACCTTGTTTCAGGATTTCCATCATGCGTGCACCACGATTCAGACGAGCCTGAGTCGCTTTATCCAGATCGGAACCGAACTGGGAGAACGCTTGAAGCTCACGATATTGAGCGAGGTCGAGACGCAGGGAACCTGCAACCTTTTTCATCGCTTTGATCTGAGCAGAACCACCGACACGGGATACGGAGATACCTACGTTGATCGCCGGGCGTTGTCCAGCATTGAACAAGTCGGCTTCCAAGAAGATCTGTCCGTCCGTGATGGAAATTACGTTCGTTGGAATGTAAGCAGATACGTCGGAAGCTTGTGTTTCAATGAACGGCAGTGCGGTTAAAGAACCACCACCCAGTTCATCATTCAGCTTCGCAGCACGCTCCAGCAAACGGGAGTGCAGATAGAAGACGTCACCCGGATAAGCCTCACGGCCCGGTGGACGACGAAGCAACAAGGAAAGCTCACGATAAGCAGAAGCTTGTTTAGTCAAGTCATCATAGATAACCAGAACGTGCTCGCCTTTGTACATGAAGTACTCACCCATCGAACAACCGGAATACGGTGCGATGTACAAGAGTGGTGATGGATCAGAAGCTGCTGCAGTTACAACGATTGTGTACTCCATTGCTCCTTTACGACGAAGAGTTTCCACAACCTGTGCAACCGTAGATTGTTTCTGACCAATAGCCACATAGATACACTTCATGCCGCTACCTTTTTGGTTCAAGATGGCATCAATCGCGATGGATGTTTTACCCGTTTGACGGTCACCGATGATCA
It includes:
- the atpA gene encoding F0F1 ATP synthase subunit alpha; translated protein: MSIKPEEISTLIKSQIEQYKTDIDVVEVGTVIEVGDGIARVYGLENVMSNELVEFPSGVMGLAMNVEESNVGVVILGPYYDIREGDQVKRTGQIMQVPVGEALIGRVVNPLGIPVDGKGPIATTEFRPVEGKAPGVMDRKSVHEPMQTGIKAIDAMVPIGRGQRELIIGDRQTGKTSIAIDAILNQKGSGMKCIYVAIGQKQSTVAQVVETLRRKGAMEYTIVVTAAASDPSPLLYIAPYSGCSMGEYFMYKGEHVLVIYDDLTKQASAYRELSLLLRRPPGREAYPGDVFYLHSRLLERAAKLNDELGGGSLTALPFIETQASDVSAYIPTNVISITDGQIFLEADLFNAGQRPAINVGISVSRVGGSAQIKAMKKVAGSLRLDLAQYRELQAFSQFGSDLDKATQARLNRGARMMEILKQGVNQPLPVEQQVVSLYTAVKGFLDEIPTGDVTRFEHEFLAFMESTHPEILASIRDTKELTSDNENALKGAIEKFRKSFAVSV